The Salegentibacter mishustinae genome includes a window with the following:
- a CDS encoding SusD/RagB family nutrient-binding outer membrane lipoprotein: MKGILKTIGTSLLLVFLLAGCSDFEEINTRPDAFGSEEVSAKYFLTGIQIELYAPNRFPYWRAHLIHADRYAGQFTFGYNGCWWTGSLGYAYSAGYTDATYDWIAGYVSNLSVYQNFVGEGGDLENQNFYALGLVMKGLYYQMYTDTFGMVPYSEALDPDIITPKLDSQSEIYRGVIAELDQAMEIIGDQTVTGDGIELLAENDLFFNGDLQQWKKLANTLKLRMALRAQGAPGADFAETAISEALQAPLLSTEMDNALMEKDTEIDQFGNAAYGDVWHNFGGIGSHWNVGKTLIDYLRDNNDPRLSRYAKPIIGGEFTFTKPAEGSGASLFDKHVEFILGELDNAGVPYTRNGSGDEFTISVPQDQDYYVGQPSRLNPEIYPHVKNDLFSEPADWVNNPKNQGLEIFPEVVFTAAEGNFLQAEAIVKGLSSGDAQALYQEGIRQAMKIWRVEDSEIEAFIANEEMAQLNGTDEENLEKIAIQRWIVSYTDGFEAWAVVRDTGYPVELANGVSDYDIYAAGTLNGEYPQRMRYGNQEYNTNGANVEAAIQEQGPDEQGTELWWAQN, from the coding sequence ATGAAAGGAATTTTAAAGACAATTGGCACAAGCTTGTTGTTGGTTTTTTTACTTGCCGGATGTTCCGATTTCGAGGAGATCAACACAAGACCCGATGCATTTGGATCTGAAGAAGTGAGTGCAAAATACTTTCTTACTGGAATTCAAATAGAACTTTATGCACCTAATCGTTTTCCATATTGGAGAGCGCATTTAATTCATGCCGATAGGTATGCAGGTCAATTCACTTTTGGTTATAATGGATGCTGGTGGACCGGTTCTCTTGGTTATGCTTACAGTGCTGGATATACTGATGCCACTTACGATTGGATAGCCGGGTATGTTAGTAACTTAAGTGTTTACCAGAACTTTGTAGGTGAAGGCGGAGACTTAGAAAATCAGAATTTTTACGCACTTGGTCTGGTAATGAAAGGTCTATACTATCAAATGTATACAGATACTTTTGGAATGGTACCTTATTCAGAAGCTTTGGATCCAGACATTATTACACCTAAATTAGATAGTCAATCTGAAATTTATCGCGGAGTAATTGCTGAGTTAGACCAGGCGATGGAGATTATTGGAGATCAAACCGTAACTGGTGATGGTATTGAGCTTCTCGCTGAAAACGATTTGTTCTTTAACGGAGATCTTCAGCAATGGAAAAAACTGGCAAACACATTGAAGTTAAGAATGGCTCTAAGAGCGCAAGGTGCACCAGGAGCAGATTTTGCTGAAACAGCTATTTCTGAAGCTTTGCAGGCTCCGCTTTTAAGCACAGAGATGGATAATGCATTAATGGAGAAAGATACCGAAATAGACCAATTTGGAAATGCAGCTTATGGAGATGTTTGGCATAACTTCGGTGGAATAGGATCTCACTGGAATGTTGGGAAAACCCTTATTGACTATCTTAGAGATAATAATGATCCACGATTATCACGTTACGCCAAACCTATTATTGGTGGGGAATTCACCTTTACAAAACCAGCTGAAGGGTCTGGAGCAAGCCTCTTTGATAAGCACGTAGAATTTATTTTAGGAGAACTTGATAATGCTGGAGTGCCGTATACAAGAAACGGTTCTGGAGATGAATTTACAATTTCTGTACCGCAGGACCAGGATTACTATGTTGGGCAACCTTCAAGGCTGAATCCAGAAATTTATCCTCACGTTAAGAACGACTTGTTTTCTGAACCTGCAGATTGGGTTAATAATCCAAAAAACCAGGGACTGGAAATTTTCCCCGAAGTGGTTTTCACTGCAGCCGAAGGAAACTTTTTACAAGCTGAGGCTATCGTAAAAGGTCTTAGTTCTGGTGACGCTCAGGCATTATACCAGGAAGGAATAAGACAGGCGATGAAAATTTGGAGAGTTGAGGACAGTGAGATTGAAGCCTTTATTGCTAATGAAGAAATGGCTCAACTAAACGGAACCGATGAAGAAAATTTAGAGAAAATCGCTATCCAAAGATGGATTGTATCTTATACAGATGGTTTTGAAGCATGGGCCGTAGTAAGAGATACAGGATATCCTGTTGAATTAGCTAATGGAGTATCAGATTACGATATCTACGCAGCAGGAACTCTTAACGGTGAATATCCTCAACGAATGAGGTATGGAAACCAGGAGTACAATACAAACGGAGCAAATGTTGAAGCGGCCATACAGGAACAGGGACCAGACGAACAGGGAACTGAATTATGGTGGGCACAGAATTAG
- a CDS encoding SusC/RagA family TonB-linked outer membrane protein, whose amino-acid sequence MGKKLLFLLGLMFFSFNQNVIAQEQTVTGTVTDSENGMPLPGVTVLEKGTSNGTSTDFDGNYSLEVEEDATLVFSMVGFMKQEVPVNGQTTINLELSPDTEALDEVVVTSLGLTREKKSLGYAVTELDSEEVNTVKDYNVANSLVGKVAGLVVNQASGVGSGSRITIRGNNTLTGNNQALIVVDGIPIDASGNESGGSIYNSTVTGGGITDINPADIESISVLKGPNAAALYGSRAASGVILITTKKGTRGAGLGISVNSNVSIEETMFLPDFQNQYGQGVNGAVYADLENFGSSSWGPLLDGSQQLYYTGEERAYTAQPDNVENFFENGIKSINTISMDQGGENHSVRFSYTNNQTTSVIPNSELHSHNFNLRGVIDLSDKLTLDSKATYFTQELENRVNVGTEGVLAFVYRMPRNVAIDDLKRYKPSLWSNPEMFPDEYGAISYAGQNKSLGNPYWMLNQDTNDERRDRFLGFTKLNYEFNDWLSAFIRIGGDVTNVRTEDIQDYGHHFFYDGRLNFTSRKNVEINSDFLFTANKDLTEKLNLVANVGGSLSKRTFEGMSVRGSQFRLPSRAFLNNTNVQTSTHTPLGVKKINSLYGSFSFSYDDFMYLDLTARNDWSSTLSEDNRSFFYPSVSYSLLVNRFIDPDKNFLDMLKLRASWAEVGNDTGVYQLYQTFSVPQQGYLGLTVLEGPSVKLNPDLKPESVKSTEFGVEFNMFKNRLYGDFSIYEIVTNDMIFNVPVPFSTGYSFFKENVGEVKNNGFELMIGGVPVQNENFRWDISANMSRNNNKLVELIDGLDYTVLNSLGDLSVRAEVGGGIGDIYGTTWKTNENGERVVTAEGFPVASNEREKLGNAQPDFIGGLTNTFTYKNWNLRFLVDGRFGGEIYSATSSYLDGAGVSERSLQYRDGGITVDAINEETGQQNDVQITAQQYWGSYSNITSNYVYDQTNVRLREFALTYRLPGESISNIGLTSASVGLIGRNLFFIYKEADDIDPDASIGTGLSGQGISLNNAPTIRSLGLNINIKF is encoded by the coding sequence ATGGGTAAAAAATTATTATTCCTGCTTGGATTAATGTTTTTTTCATTTAATCAAAACGTGATTGCGCAGGAGCAAACAGTAACCGGAACAGTAACAGATTCTGAAAACGGAATGCCTTTACCGGGAGTTACTGTACTGGAAAAAGGAACCAGTAATGGAACCTCTACAGATTTTGACGGAAATTACTCCCTGGAGGTTGAAGAGGATGCTACTTTAGTTTTTTCTATGGTAGGATTTATGAAACAGGAAGTTCCTGTAAACGGTCAAACTACAATAAACTTAGAGCTCTCTCCAGATACAGAAGCTTTAGATGAGGTTGTAGTTACTTCTCTGGGCTTAACCAGGGAGAAAAAATCACTTGGTTATGCCGTAACCGAGTTAGATTCTGAAGAAGTAAATACAGTTAAAGATTATAATGTTGCCAATTCGCTTGTAGGTAAAGTTGCCGGTTTGGTAGTTAATCAAGCCAGTGGAGTAGGTTCTGGTTCTCGTATTACTATTCGTGGTAATAACACCTTAACCGGAAACAACCAGGCTTTGATTGTGGTAGATGGTATTCCAATTGATGCTTCAGGAAATGAATCTGGTGGTAGTATTTATAATAGTACCGTTACCGGTGGTGGGATTACAGATATTAATCCTGCTGATATCGAATCAATTTCGGTATTAAAGGGTCCAAACGCGGCTGCACTTTATGGTTCTAGAGCAGCGAGTGGGGTGATTTTAATTACTACTAAAAAAGGTACAAGAGGTGCCGGCCTGGGTATTTCGGTCAATTCGAATGTATCCATAGAAGAAACCATGTTTCTTCCAGATTTTCAAAATCAATACGGGCAGGGCGTTAATGGTGCTGTTTATGCAGATTTAGAAAACTTTGGCTCTAGTTCCTGGGGGCCACTTTTAGATGGTTCTCAACAATTATACTATACGGGAGAAGAAAGAGCATATACTGCACAGCCAGATAATGTAGAAAATTTCTTTGAAAACGGAATTAAAAGTATCAATACCATCTCGATGGATCAGGGTGGTGAAAACCATAGTGTAAGATTCTCTTATACTAATAACCAAACAACTTCGGTTATTCCTAATTCTGAACTTCATAGCCATAACTTTAACCTAAGAGGCGTTATAGATTTATCTGATAAATTAACATTAGATAGTAAGGCCACCTATTTTACTCAGGAACTTGAGAATAGAGTGAATGTAGGTACAGAGGGTGTGCTGGCTTTTGTTTATAGGATGCCCAGAAATGTTGCTATAGATGACCTTAAAAGATATAAACCTTCTTTATGGTCTAATCCAGAAATGTTTCCAGATGAATATGGGGCAATAAGTTATGCAGGACAGAACAAAAGTCTTGGTAATCCATACTGGATGCTAAACCAGGATACCAATGATGAGCGTAGAGATCGTTTTCTAGGTTTCACAAAATTAAATTATGAGTTTAATGATTGGCTTTCTGCTTTTATTAGAATAGGGGGAGATGTTACCAACGTTAGAACAGAGGATATTCAGGATTATGGACATCATTTCTTTTACGATGGCCGCTTGAATTTTACCAGTCGTAAAAACGTAGAAATAAATAGTGATTTCTTATTTACAGCTAATAAAGACCTTACTGAAAAGCTAAACCTGGTGGCCAATGTTGGAGGTAGTTTGTCTAAACGTACTTTTGAAGGTATGAGTGTTAGAGGAAGTCAATTTAGGTTGCCTTCCCGAGCATTTTTAAATAATACTAATGTTCAAACCAGTACACATACACCATTAGGAGTTAAAAAAATCAATTCATTATATGGATCTTTTAGTTTTTCCTATGATGATTTCATGTATTTAGATTTAACTGCCAGAAACGACTGGTCATCAACCCTTAGTGAAGATAATAGATCTTTCTTTTATCCTTCTGTAAGTTATTCCCTGTTGGTAAACCGTTTTATAGATCCAGATAAGAATTTTCTGGATATGCTTAAACTAAGAGCTAGTTGGGCAGAAGTTGGTAACGATACTGGAGTGTATCAGTTATACCAAACCTTTAGTGTGCCACAACAGGGTTACTTAGGATTAACTGTTTTGGAAGGTCCTAGCGTGAAACTAAATCCAGACCTAAAACCAGAGAGTGTAAAATCTACTGAATTTGGTGTTGAATTTAATATGTTCAAAAACAGATTATATGGAGATTTTTCAATTTATGAGATCGTAACTAATGATATGATTTTTAACGTGCCTGTGCCTTTTTCAACTGGATACAGCTTTTTTAAAGAGAATGTTGGAGAGGTGAAAAACAACGGATTTGAACTTATGATTGGTGGTGTACCTGTACAAAATGAAAACTTTAGATGGGATATTTCAGCCAACATGTCAAGAAATAACAACAAATTGGTAGAGCTGATTGATGGTTTAGATTACACCGTTCTAAATAGTTTGGGAGATCTTTCCGTAAGAGCAGAAGTAGGTGGCGGAATTGGTGATATTTATGGTACCACCTGGAAAACTAACGAAAATGGAGAGCGAGTTGTGACAGCCGAAGGCTTTCCGGTAGCTTCTAATGAAAGAGAAAAACTAGGAAATGCTCAACCAGATTTTATTGGAGGCTTAACTAATACTTTTACTTATAAGAACTGGAACTTAAGATTCCTTGTAGATGGAAGATTTGGCGGAGAAATATATTCTGCAACCTCTTCTTATCTTGATGGAGCCGGTGTTTCAGAAAGAAGTCTTCAGTACAGAGATGGCGGTATCACCGTAGACGCTATTAATGAAGAAACAGGACAACAAAACGATGTTCAAATAACGGCACAGCAATACTGGGGTAGTTATTCAAATATCACCTCTAACTATGTTTATGATCAAACCAACGTGAGATTAAGAGAATTTGCGTTAACTTACAGGTTACCAGGGGAGTCTATAAGCAATATAGGTTTAACTTCTGCCTCAGTTGGTTTAATTGGTAGAAATTTATTCTTTATCTATAAAGAAGCCGATGATATTGATCCTGATGCTTCTATTGGAACAGGACTTTCAGGACAGGGAATTTCTCTAAACAATGCACCAACTATTCGTAGTCTTGGTTTAAATATTAATATTAAATTTTAA
- a CDS encoding GH92 family glycosyl hydrolase has product MKNVYLPLLAFLVFGFISAQKAPVDYVNPFIGTSNYGATNPGAIAPRGMASISPFNVAGRIDLNPLEKDSQWLSNPYVYENKFLTGFSHVNMSGVGCPDLGVIIAMPTTGELETDHLKYGSTYSEETAKAGYYSVELDKYKVKAEATASTRVGVSRYSFPAGKANILLNLGLGLTNEQGSMVHVVSPTEIEGMRTVGSFCYNNAEAAYPVYFVVKFSEPAEEFGIWKTPYEYKGEEAKWMTYNGKTRVKEGFTREVIGDSIGAYMAYDFKEPREVEVKIGISYVSIENARENLEKEVGDLSFKEVYEQTKEAWNKKLKVVEVEGGSKDHKTIFYTALYHTQIHPNILNDFNGEYPEIATGKIGRTEGTRYTTFSLWDTYRNYHQLMSLLYPDEQLEMVKSMLAMYDENGWLPKWELNSTETFTMVGDPAAVVLADTYLRGLTGFDVEKAYEAMLKSALDTVNNPLRPGLKQYIDNGYVGVDSGVPGPVSTTLEYNIADYAIAQLAKSLGKKQDYKTFSKRATSYKELYNPETGFLQPKYSDGKWYKPFDPLAGANFEKNVGYIEGNAWQYLFMVPHDIKGLMKLMGGSQIFENKLDKVFEEDQYDMANEPDILYPYLYNYIEGSEHKTSAKVTELIKQYYKNSPAGLPGNDDTGTMSAWLVYSMMGFYPVTPAQPTYTFTKPTFEQIKINLNNKYYDNESVMINYQSSEQTSNSDKSPAFLLEDFFINHNDFLKSKEINLITVDN; this is encoded by the coding sequence ATGAAAAATGTTTATTTACCTTTGCTGGCTTTTTTAGTTTTTGGGTTTATATCAGCACAAAAAGCTCCGGTAGATTACGTAAATCCATTTATAGGGACCTCCAATTATGGAGCTACTAATCCGGGAGCAATTGCTCCACGAGGGATGGCAAGTATTTCCCCGTTTAATGTTGCCGGAAGAATAGATCTTAATCCTTTAGAAAAGGATAGTCAGTGGTTGTCTAACCCGTATGTATATGAAAATAAATTCCTAACCGGTTTTTCACATGTGAATATGAGTGGGGTAGGTTGCCCAGATCTTGGAGTAATCATTGCGATGCCCACTACCGGGGAATTGGAAACAGATCATTTAAAATATGGAAGTACTTATTCTGAGGAAACAGCAAAAGCCGGTTACTATTCAGTTGAACTCGATAAATATAAGGTGAAAGCAGAAGCCACTGCGAGTACAAGAGTTGGTGTTTCCAGGTATTCTTTTCCGGCAGGGAAAGCTAATATTTTACTTAATTTAGGCTTAGGGCTTACCAATGAGCAGGGGTCCATGGTTCATGTTGTTTCCCCTACCGAAATTGAGGGAATGCGCACTGTGGGTTCTTTTTGCTATAATAATGCGGAAGCAGCCTATCCTGTTTATTTTGTGGTGAAATTTTCAGAACCTGCAGAAGAGTTTGGAATATGGAAAACTCCTTATGAATATAAAGGCGAGGAAGCAAAGTGGATGACTTATAATGGAAAGACTCGAGTAAAAGAAGGTTTTACCCGGGAAGTTATAGGTGATAGTATTGGAGCTTATATGGCTTACGATTTCAAAGAGCCCCGGGAAGTTGAAGTCAAAATTGGTATTTCTTACGTGAGTATTGAAAATGCCCGTGAAAATTTAGAAAAAGAGGTTGGAGATTTATCTTTTAAAGAAGTTTATGAACAAACAAAAGAAGCCTGGAATAAGAAGCTTAAAGTTGTAGAGGTTGAAGGCGGAAGTAAAGACCATAAAACTATTTTCTACACGGCATTATATCATACCCAAATTCACCCTAATATCCTAAATGATTTTAATGGAGAATATCCGGAAATAGCCACTGGTAAAATTGGTAGAACCGAAGGAACGCGATATACCACTTTTTCACTTTGGGATACCTATAGAAACTACCATCAATTAATGAGTTTGTTGTATCCGGATGAGCAATTGGAAATGGTAAAGTCTATGTTAGCTATGTATGATGAAAATGGTTGGTTGCCTAAATGGGAATTAAATTCAACCGAAACATTTACCATGGTTGGAGACCCTGCAGCGGTTGTTTTAGCTGATACATATTTACGTGGTTTAACCGGTTTTGATGTAGAAAAAGCTTATGAAGCCATGCTAAAAAGTGCGCTTGATACAGTCAACAATCCCTTACGGCCTGGCCTTAAACAGTATATTGATAACGGGTATGTAGGCGTTGATAGTGGAGTTCCCGGGCCTGTGTCCACAACCCTGGAATATAATATTGCCGATTATGCTATAGCACAATTAGCAAAAAGTTTAGGGAAAAAGCAGGATTATAAAACCTTTTCTAAGCGTGCTACATCTTATAAAGAACTTTATAACCCAGAAACAGGATTTTTACAGCCAAAATACAGTGATGGAAAATGGTATAAACCTTTTGATCCACTTGCGGGAGCCAATTTTGAAAAGAATGTTGGTTATATAGAAGGTAATGCCTGGCAGTATTTATTTATGGTACCTCACGATATTAAAGGTTTAATGAAGCTTATGGGAGGTTCCCAAATTTTTGAAAATAAACTGGATAAAGTATTTGAAGAAGATCAATACGATATGGCCAATGAACCCGATATTCTTTATCCTTATTTGTATAATTATATCGAAGGTAGTGAACATAAAACTTCCGCAAAAGTTACCGAACTTATTAAACAATATTATAAGAACAGCCCGGCGGGTCTTCCAGGGAACGATGATACAGGTACTATGAGCGCATGGTTAGTATATTCAATGATGGGTTTCTATCCTGTAACTCCTGCTCAACCTACTTACACATTTACAAAACCAACTTTTGAACAAATAAAGATTAATCTCAATAATAAGTACTATGATAATGAGTCTGTTATGATAAATTATCAATCTTCAGAGCAAACTAGCAATAGCGATAAATCACCGGCATTCCTCCTTGAAGATTTCTTTATAAATCATAATGATTTCCTAAAATCTAAAGAAATTAATTTAATTACTGTTGATAATTAA